The sequence below is a genomic window from Oreochromis niloticus isolate F11D_XX linkage group LG3, O_niloticus_UMD_NMBU, whole genome shotgun sequence.
gctagcgacacagctacgttagcataacattagcacagtaaagctggaggatgaacgccaactcgataaaagttaacgtgacgGATTCTATGCAATTGCATAGCAGGATGCTATACACgggccaaacttcagtcaggagcaCAACCGAGATTattcatccacaatacgaggttagttattaatgtactgcaacaacatgggaatagtacagctgcgagagaattcaacattaatgaatcaatgttacggaagtggaggaagcgctGTTTTTGGCTTTCCCCATATTTCAAAAGTGCTTCATCTCTTTGCTATGACTGTCgcccggcataatttgcagatgataatGGTTGTAGCCGCTGCGATGCGATGccaaaacaggcgcagcttgatgacatcatcaacatgcgctatcgcgGTAGAGCCGTATGGTCAAAATCTCTATTgttggccaaatttatatcgtttctatcgtatatcgtttatatcgcccacccctagtgtgtgtctgtatacgtgacttcctgccggtcataaaagtaatctccCTTTCAGACTAAAGTTATCCAgttacaaacactgagacccccacCCAGGTATCccctggggaatttccactcaacattaacttctctttgtcttactttcacagttcaaagtGGGGGAGGGCCTCCTAGAAATCTACTCCTAAATTCATGACACACTCAGGCCTTTATTGCATCCAGGGCAGTGCCAGTGTCTCTACAATAATTCTACATCCTATCTAACACAttcctaaactctaaaataagctacaCATATCTTCACTAGCCACCCTTTGTTTTGATTACTGccttgcacactcttggcatccCTTGATGAGCTTCACgaggtagtcacctgaaatggttttccaacagtcttgagcACTTGCTAGCCcttttggtccatttgatccCAAACTATCTggattgggtttaggtcaggttaCTGTGAAGTCCAGGCTTTCTGGCGTAGCTCTCCATCATTCTCCTTGGTCAAATtagcccttacacagcctggaggtgtgtttggggtcattgtcctgttgcaaaATAAATGATAGTGCAACTAAACACAAACCAGATGGGGCGGCATGTTGCTGCGGGATGCTGTAGTAGCCATGCTGGTTTAGCGTGCATTCAATTTTGAACAAATCCCCAACAATGTCACAAGCAAAGCACCATCACACCATCCCACCTCCTCCATGTTTCACAGTGTGAaccgttcaccttttctgctttGCTCAACGACACAGTGGGTAGAACCAAACATCTCACATTttgactcatcagaccagattttcactggtctaatgtccattccctgtgtttcttggcccaaacaaatgtCTTCTgattgttgcttttccttagtagtggtttcttagcagctatttgaccataaagggcTGATTCACAAAGTCTCCTCTCAACAGGTGATGTAGAGAtatgtctgctactggaactctgtgtggcatttctCTAGGCTTTAACCAGAGGTGctgtgatttctgaggctggtgactcagaTAAATTTATcgtcagcagcagaggtgactcttggtcttcctttcctggggcggtcaTCATGTGAgccacttttttgtttgttagcgATTGATGTTTTTTGCGACTGCGCTTGgcgactacatcatgaagctcattgagagaaggccaagggattgcagcgctgtcaacaaaaGAAAGGGTGGCTACTTTTAGATGTCTAAAATATAAGATATATTTAGagttatcttttttctttgctaaataATTCACATATATCTTTTCATATGTTTAATGTCTTCTGTTTGTGTCTACAATGTGTCTCTATATAcgtttttttaaccatttaacgatgttaaactgaaactgaatttaaGGTTTTAAGAGTGTATCGTAATCTGTACACTTTGCAGGTTTTGTCATTCTATAACTACATGTCACTGTTTTGATTCTTTGTCATTATAGGAAAAAGAAGGGAAAgcatcaaacaaaacaaaaaccaaccaGTTCCAGCAAGTACAGATGAACCAGTTGTGAACCGGATGGAAAAGACTTTTACCACTATGACGCAGCCCAGAAGACGCCAGAGCATTGACAGTGAAGACAAAAGCTTCACATGCgatcagtgtggaaagactTTAACCCGGCGTAGCGGTTTAAAacaacatcagctcatccacactggattcAAACCATTCAGCTGTCATCAGTGTGGAAAGGCTTTTACTCAGAATGGCCACCTAAAaaaacatcagctcatccacactggatttaaaccattcagctgtgatcagtgtggaaagaccTTTACTCAGGATGGCAGCTTAAAacaacatcagctcatccacactggatttaagccattcagctgtgatcagtgtggaaagactTTTACTCAGAATGtccacttaaaaaaacatcagctcatccacactggatttaaaccgttcagctgtgatcagtgtggaaagactTTCACCGGGAGTAGCGGTTTAAAacaacatcagctcatccacactggatttaaaccattcatctgtgatcagtgtggaaaggcTTTTACTCAGAAtgaccacttaaaaaaacatcaggtcatccacactggatttaAACAGTTCAggtgtgatcagtgtggaaaggcTTTTACTCAGAATggccacttaaaaaaacatcagctcatccacactggatttaaaccattcagctgtgatcagtgtggaaagactTTCACTGGGAGTAGCGGTTTAAAacaacatcagctcatccacactggatttaaaccattcagctgtgatcagtgtggaaagactTTCACTGGGAGTAGCGGTTTAAAacaacatcagctcatccacactggatttaaaccattcagctgtgatcaaTGTGGAATGGCTTTTACTCAGAGTGGcagcttaaaaaaacatcagctcatccacactggatttaaaccattcagctgtgatcagtgtggaatgGCTTTTACTCAGAGTGGcagcttaaaaaaacatcagctcatccacactggatttaaaccattcagctgtgatcagtgtggaatgGCTTTTACTCAGAGTGGcagcttaaaaaaacatcagctcatccacactggatttaaaccattcatctgtgatcagtgtggaaagactTTCACTGGGAGTAGCGGTTTAAAacaacatcagctcatccacactggatttaaaccattcagctgtgatcagtgtggaaaggcTTTTACTTCCAAACGTAACTTAAAAGgacatcagctcatccacactggatttaAACCATTCAGCGGGGGTCAGTGTGGAATGGCATTTGCACTCCagatagattaaaaaaatcatcaacTAATCCAcccaatcatccatccatcttcttccgctttatCCGGGGCTGGATCgctggggcagcagcctaagcagagaagcccagaccttccTCTTCCCAGCCAACTCCTCTAGCTTTTCCCGGGGAACACCATGGTGTTCCTAGGCCacccgagagatataatctccccAGCGTGTTCCGAGTCTGCctcggggcctcctcccagtgggacatgcccggaacacctcactcaggaggcatccttgtcagatgcctgaatcacctcaactggctcctttcgatgtggaggagcagcggctctgcgactctgagcccctcccggatggctgaaggAGTAACAGATGGGTTGAAGGTGGGGATGGGATTACATTTATtctgagccccttcttgtttTCATTAGCGACGGACAGACTGACATATGAGGTCATTTAAGAGTCTCTGTTGAATATcttgtttgcagatgacattgtAATCTATAGTAGGAATAGGAATCAGGTGTAAGAGaacctggagaggtggaggtatgctctggagagaagaggaatgaaggGAAGGGAAATAACATGCCTATCTTAAGCTGGCAGCTAGCATGTAGAAAGACTTTCTCTGAATTGTTGATATTAGTTTCTTACATTTTCTGATTTTTAATCAAATAGTCTTTTCAGAAACTCCTGATTGTTGTTTCATAAATGTAATGGCTATTTACTAGAAACCTAAATTAAACCCATGATTAAGAGTGTTAAGGAATAAACATAtattcttagtgcttattttctgattatattgttttttgtacaTTGTAGTAAGGTCTGTGAGGAAAACTagagctgtgtcccaaaacgtcggccttcaaatgcggcctccggaggatgcagccgacgttttgggacacagcttagGTCAGAGGGTGACTGGTCGCCTTGGCAACAGAGACTTCAGTAAGGAGAAgttaaaaaacaggaagctaGGGTAGAGCTGCAtaggcatattaataaaacacaggaaaccagacagaaaagCAGAACTAGTAACACAGAAGGAGTTGTTTATatcgaaactatgtgtgtgtaacgT
It includes:
- the LOC109194461 gene encoding zinc finger protein OZF isoform X2 gives rise to the protein MQPVWSPAARVSVSDVCLERYTLSLIVVNKERVLVLTDGSNMPERGGKRRESIKQNKNQPVPASTDEPVVNRMEKTFTTMTQPRRRQSIDSEDKSFTCDQCGKTLTRRSGLKQHQLIHTGFKPFSCHQCGKAFTQNGHLKKHQLIHTGFKPFSCDQCGKTFTQDGSLKQHQLIHTGFKPFSCDQCGKTFTQNVHLKKHQLIHTGFKPFSCDQCGKTFTGSSGLKQHQLIHTGFKPFSCDQCGKTFTGSSGLKQHQLIHTGFKPFSCDQCGKTFTGSSGLKQHQLIHTGFKPFSCDQCGMAFTQSGSLKKHQLIHTGFKPFSCDQCGMAFTQSGSLKKHQLIHTGFKPFSCDQCGMAFTQSGSLKKHQLIHTGFKPFICDQCGKTFTGSSGLKQHQLIHTGFKPFSCDQCGKAFTSKRNLKGHQLIHTGFKPFSGGQCGMAFALQID
- the LOC109194461 gene encoding zinc finger protein 665 isoform X3, with protein sequence MEKTFTTMTQPRRRQSIDSEDKSFTCDQCGKTLTRRSGLKQHQLIHTGFKPFSCHQCGKAFTQNGHLKKHQLIHTGFKPFSCDQCGKTFTQDGSLKQHQLIHTGFKPFSCDQCGKTFTQNVHLKKHQLIHTGFKPFSCDQCGKTFTGSSGLKQHQLIHTGFKPFICDQCGKAFTQNDHLKKHQVIHTGFKQFRCDQCGKAFTQNGHLKKHQLIHTGFKPFSCDQCGKTFTGSSGLKQHQLIHTGFKPFSCDQCGKTFTGSSGLKQHQLIHTGFKPFSCDQCGMAFTQSGSLKKHQLIHTGFKPFSCDQCGMAFTQSGSLKKHQLIHTGFKPFSCDQCGMAFTQSGSLKKHQLIHTGFKPFICDQCGKTFTGSSGLKQHQLIHTGFKPFSCDQCGKAFTSKRNLKGHQLIHTGFKPFSGGQCGMAFALQID
- the LOC109194461 gene encoding zinc finger protein OZF isoform X1, with the translated sequence MQPVWSPAARVSVSDVCLERYTLSLIVVNKERVLVLTDGSNMPERGGKRRESIKQNKNQPVPASTDEPVVNRMEKTFTTMTQPRRRQSIDSEDKSFTCDQCGKTLTRRSGLKQHQLIHTGFKPFSCHQCGKAFTQNGHLKKHQLIHTGFKPFSCDQCGKTFTQDGSLKQHQLIHTGFKPFSCDQCGKTFTQNVHLKKHQLIHTGFKPFSCDQCGKTFTGSSGLKQHQLIHTGFKPFICDQCGKAFTQNDHLKKHQVIHTGFKQFRCDQCGKAFTQNGHLKKHQLIHTGFKPFSCDQCGKTFTGSSGLKQHQLIHTGFKPFSCDQCGKTFTGSSGLKQHQLIHTGFKPFSCDQCGMAFTQSGSLKKHQLIHTGFKPFSCDQCGMAFTQSGSLKKHQLIHTGFKPFSCDQCGMAFTQSGSLKKHQLIHTGFKPFICDQCGKTFTGSSGLKQHQLIHTGFKPFSCDQCGKAFTSKRNLKGHQLIHTGFKPFSGGQCGMAFALQID